From Geotalea uraniireducens Rf4:
GCAATTTGCAAGGGGTTATTTACGGCGCAGAAGCGGGCGCTTATGTAGGCTGATGCAAAAGAAAACGGTCGCTTTCCATAAAAAAGCGACCGTTGGTAGAGCGGGAAAGTGGGGTGCGGCAATTATCCCCGGCTGACATTGAAGCGCTCGACCATCTTCTGTCGGTAGTCGACAATCTCTTTTCGCAACAACGCCAGTTTAGCCATCTTCTCGTCAACCTTGTTAATGTGCATGTCCAATACTTCGATCAGGCGCGGGATCATTTTTTCGGTTTGCTTGGCATCGCCGTAGGCTATGTATAAATCCTGCATCTCCTTTATGGTCAGACCAAGATCTTTCAGTTTCATGATGAACTTGATCCGCCTGACGTAATAGGGGGTATACCCCCTGGTCCCGCCATCCGTTCGTTCGACGGATTCTATGATGCCCACTTCCTCCCAGTAACGGAGAGTCCTGGTTGTCAGTCCCAGCGATTTTGCCACATCGCCAATCGATTCTGCTACTTCATCGCCTCTTAATGTGTTCATGGATTCACCTTTACGTAAGATAAGTCAGGATAGATTGTATTTGAGCCTTTGTCAATGTTTAAGCTGGGCTTGATTCGCTCGTTGTTGTTGGTGTGGATGTCCGGGTCGTGGATGTTTTGGTGCAAGTAAAAAAATGTTTTATTTGCGCTTGACATAAACGTAAACTGCGGATATTTTATTTCTACAGGTGACAAATGTAGTAGCAAGCGGCGTAACTACTTGAACTGTGGTGGCAACAAGTAGGGCGATTGGATGGCTGCTGTTTTGCGATTTGACATGCACGTTAGTGTGATGTGCGGCGTATTGGTTGGTGTTAATGTTGTAGTGGCCGTTTGTGATCATATTCCGCACATAGTTTGCCGCATAATTGATGCCTGCTGACTGAGTTGTAATTCAGTGTTTTATTATAATGATAATCTTGGTGTTAATGAATGTTAGTAAGGTCGGGATTGTTGGCTGAAATGCATAACCGCACTTGGCGTTATAGGTGATAGCTGGAATATAACAGAACGGAGGTTTATATGGGCGAGCTACGCAAGAGGATCAGAAAGACCAGTCTCCATGCAAGGATCATGAGCGCTGAGGATACCGTCCCGTTTTTCAAGAACGGCATGGACCTGGGCTGGTCAGGCTTTACGCCGGTCGGCTATCCGAAGGTGGTTCCCGCTGCGCTGGCGGACCATGTGGAGAAGAACGGCCTGCAAGGGAAGATGCGCTTCAACCTCTTCATCGGTGCCTCCATCGGCGGCGAAGTCGAGGACCGCTGGGCGAGCCTGCAGATGACCGATAAGCGCTGGCCCTACCAGACCGGCAAGGTGATCCAGAAACAGGTCAATGACGGTACGGTGCGCATGGGGGACAAGCACCTGTCGCTATACGCCCAGGACCTGGCTTACGGCTTTTACACCAAGGATAATGGCGGCAGGTTCGATCTCGGTCTGATCGAGGCGAGCGGCATCACCGAGGACGGCGGGATCATCCTGGCAGGCTCCATCGGTGTCGCCCCTGAAGTCATCCAGAACGCGGATAAGCTGATCATCGAGATCAATACCGCAATCCCGTCCTTCGAGGGGCTCCACGACATCGTCATGACCGAGCGCCCCCCTTTCAAAAAACCCTATCTGGTCACACGGGTCGACGACCGGGTCGGTTCCCTCCATGTGCCGTGCGACCCTGACAAGATCGTCGCCATCGTCGAATCGCGGATGCCGGATAACGGCCGCCCCCTCTCTCCGCCGGACGAGATCTCGGAACAGATCGCAGCCAACATCCTCGACTTTTTCCAGTTCGAGGTAAAGGCAGGCCGCCTGCCGAAAAATTTGCTGCCCCTCCAGTCGGGGGTGGGGAACATCGCCAATGCCGTGGTCGGCGGTATGGTAAAGGGACCCTTTGCCAACGTCAAGGTCTGGACCGAGGTTCTCCAGGATACCATGCTCGACTTCTTCGATTCCGGCAAGCTCGATTTCGCTTCCTCCACCTCCCTTTCCCTGTCGGTTGACGGATTCAAACGTCTCTATGCCGACTGGGAAAAGTACACCAGCCGGGTGGTGCTCCGCCCCATACAGTTCAGCAACCATCCTGAGGCGATCCGCCGCCTTGGTGTCATCGCCATGAACACCCCGGTCGAATTCGATATCTACGGCCACGCCAACTCCACTTTGGTCGGGGGCACCCGGATGATCAACGGCATCGGCGGCTCCGGCGACTTCCTCCGCAATGCCTATCTCTCCATCATGCATACACCCTCCACCCGTCCGAGCAAGAGCGACCCGACCGGCATCACCTGCGTCGTGCCGATGGTTCCCCATGTGGATCACACCGAGCATGACCTGGACGTACTGGTCACCGAGCAGGGGCTGGCCGACCTGCGCGGCCTCTGCCCGCGGGAGAGGGCGAAGGAAATAGTCGACAAGTGCGTTCACTCCGATTACAAGCCGATCATGCAGGACTATTTCGAGCGGGCCAGGCGCGAGTGTTTTGAACGGAATGTCGGCCATGAGCCGCACATGCTCTTCAAGGTCTTCAAGATGCAGCAGAAGCTTGCTGAAAAAGGAACCATGAAAATTGACAACTGGGATTGATGCATGTGTTCACCTGGCGCAAACGCAAGCCGGAAGTGCAACAGTACGAGTCCGTACCAGGTGCAGAGTGTG
This genomic window contains:
- a CDS encoding acetyl-CoA hydrolase/transferase C-terminal domain-containing protein produces the protein MGELRKRIRKTSLHARIMSAEDTVPFFKNGMDLGWSGFTPVGYPKVVPAALADHVEKNGLQGKMRFNLFIGASIGGEVEDRWASLQMTDKRWPYQTGKVIQKQVNDGTVRMGDKHLSLYAQDLAYGFYTKDNGGRFDLGLIEASGITEDGGIILAGSIGVAPEVIQNADKLIIEINTAIPSFEGLHDIVMTERPPFKKPYLVTRVDDRVGSLHVPCDPDKIVAIVESRMPDNGRPLSPPDEISEQIAANILDFFQFEVKAGRLPKNLLPLQSGVGNIANAVVGGMVKGPFANVKVWTEVLQDTMLDFFDSGKLDFASSTSLSLSVDGFKRLYADWEKYTSRVVLRPIQFSNHPEAIRRLGVIAMNTPVEFDIYGHANSTLVGGTRMINGIGGSGDFLRNAYLSIMHTPSTRPSKSDPTGITCVVPMVPHVDHTEHDLDVLVTEQGLADLRGLCPRERAKEIVDKCVHSDYKPIMQDYFERARRECFERNVGHEPHMLFKVFKMQQKLAEKGTMKIDNWD
- a CDS encoding MerR family transcriptional regulator, coding for MNTLRGDEVAESIGDVAKSLGLTTRTLRYWEEVGIIESVERTDGGTRGYTPYYVRRIKFIMKLKDLGLTIKEMQDLYIAYGDAKQTEKMIPRLIEVLDMHINKVDEKMAKLALLRKEIVDYRQKMVERFNVSRG